The Falco peregrinus isolate bFalPer1 chromosome 9, bFalPer1.pri, whole genome shotgun sequence genome includes a window with the following:
- the MRGBP gene encoding MRG/MORF4L-binding protein produces MGEAEGGSAAAVEKPPLPAAGPGAAAAVAAAAAAVAAAAAAAPDPGVPAEEAVVVWSPEVEVCLFHAMLGHKPVGVNRHFHMICIRDKFSQNIGRQISSKVIWDHLSTMYDMQALHESEILPFPNIEKNFALPDEMIQEVREGKVMIEEEVKEEIKEEMETHAGPEEVFAPSGSLGKTTEKPSSKEKEKTSSDSGSKEGSDKRKRNRVTEKVLNANSNPSSPSAAKRRRT; encoded by the exons aTGGGCGAGGCGGAGGGCGGCTCGGCGGCCGCTGTGGAGaagccgccgctgcccgcggccgGCCCGGGAGCCGCCGCGGCGGTAgctgcggccgccgccgccgttgcagcggcggcggcagcggcgccgGATCCCGGCGTGCCGGCGGAGGAGGCGGTGGTGGTGTGGAGCCCGGAGGTGGAGGTGTGCCTCTTCCACGCCATGCTGGGCCACAAGCCCGTAG GTGTGAACCGCCATTTCCACATGATTTGTATCCGAGATAAATTCAGCCAGAATATTGGACGGCAGATTTCATCCAAAGTGATTTGGGACCATCTGAGCACCATGTATGACATGCAGGCGCTT caCGAATCTGAGATCCTTCCATTCCCTAACATAGAGAAGAATTTTGCTCTTCCTGACGAAATGATTCAAGAAGTGAGAGAAG GAAAAGTAATGATAGAAGAGGAAgtgaaagaggaaataaaagaagagaTGGAAACACATGCAGGTCCAGAAGAAG TTTTTGCACCCTCTGGAAGTTTaggaaaaacaactgaaaagccaagcagcaaagagaaagagaaaacttcaTCAGATTCTGGGTCCAAAGAAGGATCTGATAAGAGGAAGCGCAACAGAGTCACTGAAAAGGTCTTAAATGCAAACAGTAATCCTTCCAGTCCGAGTGCTGCAAAACGACGCAGAACATAA